A stretch of the Streptomyces sp. NBC_00078 genome encodes the following:
- a CDS encoding DUF6278 family protein, whose translation MKIPFLGHRHEKHGIPDPEGIAELLSECELLRSQASRAGVQLDDSAASLEALDQLLPRWRDDAEVLHWLGNDAGLYLGTVIVRTVPGAAWEIWPSGQPVVRLASGREFDVVTSGHEWAVSGVPELSQLYGEVAEV comes from the coding sequence ATGAAGATCCCTTTTCTGGGCCACCGGCATGAGAAGCACGGCATCCCCGACCCGGAGGGCATCGCCGAACTTCTTTCCGAGTGTGAACTGCTCCGTTCCCAGGCGTCCCGGGCGGGCGTACAACTCGACGATTCCGCCGCCTCGTTGGAGGCGCTCGACCAGTTGCTGCCGCGCTGGCGGGACGACGCCGAGGTGCTGCACTGGCTCGGCAACGACGCGGGCCTTTACCTGGGAACCGTCATCGTGCGTACCGTGCCCGGGGCCGCCTGGGAGATCTGGCCGAGCGGCCAGCCCGTCGTACGGCTGGCCTCCGGCCGTGAGTTCGACGTGGTGACCTCCGGACACGAGTGGGCCGTCAGCGGGGTGCCCGAGCTCTCGCAGCTGTACGGCGAGGTCGCGGAGGTGTGA
- a CDS encoding helix-turn-helix domain-containing protein, with translation MVRTPLTPEEHERGERLGRLLREARGGRSMADVAAQAGISAETLRKIETGRAPTPAFFTVAALARVLALSMDELVELCAVVPV, from the coding sequence ATGGTGCGCACCCCTCTCACCCCGGAAGAACACGAACGCGGCGAGCGGCTGGGCCGGCTCCTTCGCGAGGCCCGCGGCGGACGGAGCATGGCAGACGTCGCGGCTCAGGCCGGAATCTCCGCGGAGACGCTCCGCAAGATCGAGACGGGGCGTGCCCCGACCCCGGCCTTCTTCACCGTGGCCGCGCTCGCCCGGGTGCTCGCCCTGTCGATGGACGAACTGGTCGAACTCTGCGCCGTGGTGCCCGTGTGA
- a CDS encoding aspartate aminotransferase family protein, with protein sequence MSDLYGRHKAVLPDWLALYYEDPLEITHGEGRHVWDAEGNKYLDFFGGILTTMTAHALPEITKAVSEQAGRILHSSTLYLNRQMVELAERIAQLSGIPDARVFFTTSGTEANDTALLLATTYRQSNTVLAMRNSYHGRSFSAVGITGNRGWSPTSLSPLQTLYVHGGVRTRGPYASLGDDDFIAACVDDLRDLLGHTRPPAALIAEPIQGVGGFTSPPDGLYAAFREVLAERGILWIADEVQTGWGRTGDNFWGWQAHGAAGPPDLLTFAKGIGNGSSIGGVVARAEIMNCLDSNSISTFGGTQITMAAGLANLNYLLEHDLQGNARRVGGLLIERLRAVAAQVPHVREVRGRGLMLGVELVRPGTDEADPEAASAVLEATRADGLLIGKGGGHNTSALRIAPPLSLTVAEAEEGAAILERALRSLT encoded by the coding sequence GTGAGCGACCTCTACGGACGTCACAAGGCCGTCCTGCCCGACTGGCTCGCCCTCTACTACGAGGACCCGCTCGAGATCACGCACGGCGAGGGCCGCCACGTCTGGGACGCCGAGGGCAACAAGTACCTCGACTTCTTCGGCGGCATCCTGACCACCATGACCGCGCACGCGTTGCCCGAGATCACCAAGGCGGTGAGCGAGCAGGCAGGCCGGATCCTGCACTCGTCCACGCTCTACCTCAACCGGCAGATGGTCGAACTGGCCGAGCGCATCGCGCAGTTGAGCGGCATCCCGGACGCACGGGTCTTCTTCACCACCTCCGGCACCGAGGCCAACGACACCGCCCTGCTGCTCGCCACCACCTACCGGCAGAGCAACACCGTCCTGGCGATGCGCAACAGCTACCACGGCCGCTCCTTCAGCGCGGTCGGCATCACCGGCAACCGCGGCTGGTCGCCCACCTCCCTGTCGCCGCTGCAGACCCTGTACGTCCACGGGGGCGTCCGCACCCGCGGCCCGTACGCCTCGCTCGGCGACGACGACTTCATCGCGGCCTGCGTCGACGACCTCAGGGACCTCCTTGGCCACACCCGCCCGCCCGCCGCCCTGATCGCCGAGCCCATCCAGGGCGTCGGCGGCTTCACCTCCCCGCCCGACGGCCTGTACGCCGCCTTCCGCGAGGTACTCGCCGAGCGCGGCATCCTCTGGATCGCCGACGAGGTGCAGACCGGCTGGGGCCGCACCGGCGACAACTTCTGGGGGTGGCAGGCACACGGCGCGGCCGGCCCTCCCGACCTGCTCACCTTCGCCAAGGGCATCGGCAACGGCAGCTCCATCGGAGGTGTCGTCGCCCGCGCCGAGATCATGAACTGCCTCGACTCCAACAGCATCTCGACCTTCGGCGGCACCCAGATCACCATGGCCGCGGGCCTCGCCAACCTCAACTACCTGCTCGAACACGACCTCCAGGGCAACGCCCGACGCGTCGGCGGACTGCTCATCGAGCGGCTGCGGGCGGTCGCCGCACAGGTACCGCACGTTCGGGAGGTGCGCGGGCGTGGCCTGATGCTCGGCGTCGAGCTGGTCAGGCCGGGGACGGATGAAGCCGATCCGGAGGCGGCGAGCGCCGTGCTGGAGGCCACCCGCGCGGACGGTCTGCTCATCGGCAAGGGCGGCGGCCACAACACCAGCGCGCTGCGTATCGCCCCACCGCTGTCCCTCACGGTCGCGGAGGCCGAGGAGGGCGCCGCGATCCTCGAACGCGCTCTGAGGAGCCTCACGTAG
- the map gene encoding type I methionyl aminopeptidase: MVELKTDTSIDAMYEAGQVVGQALTAVRQAAEVGVSLLELDEVAHGVLRAAGASSPFLGYRPSFAPVPFPAVVCISVNDAIVHGIPTSYRLRDGDLVSADFGAELGGWAGDSAISFIVGEPRPADVRLIETAEHALAAGIEAAVVGNRIGDIAHAIGSVCRAAGYGIMDDFGGHGIGRRMHEDPPVPNEGRPGRGLALRRGMVLAIEPMLLAGGRDDYHAAADGWTLRTNDGSRAAHVEHTVAITETGPRILTAR, encoded by the coding sequence ATGGTGGAACTGAAGACAGACACATCGATCGACGCCATGTACGAGGCCGGACAGGTGGTCGGGCAGGCCCTGACGGCCGTACGGCAGGCGGCCGAGGTGGGCGTTTCGCTGCTGGAGCTGGACGAGGTGGCGCACGGGGTGCTGCGCGCCGCGGGGGCGTCCTCCCCCTTCCTCGGCTACCGCCCCTCCTTCGCCCCGGTCCCCTTCCCGGCCGTCGTCTGCATCTCGGTGAACGACGCGATCGTGCACGGCATCCCGACGAGTTACCGGCTGCGCGACGGCGACCTGGTCTCCGCCGACTTCGGCGCCGAACTGGGCGGCTGGGCCGGCGACTCGGCGATCAGCTTCATCGTGGGCGAGCCGCGCCCGGCCGACGTACGGCTCATCGAGACGGCCGAGCACGCGCTGGCGGCCGGCATCGAGGCGGCGGTCGTCGGCAACCGCATCGGCGACATCGCGCACGCGATCGGCTCGGTCTGCCGCGCGGCGGGGTACGGCATCATGGACGATTTCGGGGGCCATGGCATCGGGCGACGTATGCACGAGGACCCGCCGGTCCCGAACGAGGGCCGCCCGGGACGCGGCCTTGCGCTGCGGCGCGGCATGGTGCTGGCCATCGAGCCGATGCTGCTGGCCGGCGGCAGGGACGACTACCACGCGGCGGCGGACGGCTGGACCCTGCGCACGAACGACGGCTCGCGCGCGGCCCATGTGGAACACACCGTGGCGATCACGGAGACGGGGCCTCGCATCCTGACGGCCCGCTGA
- a CDS encoding CocE/NonD family hydrolase — translation MGHHRKALRTTAVGAVSATLVAGGILGLTPTAQAASAVRFVDITGDGGITLKANVITPEGADGTRRYPLLVLPTSWGFPQVEYLAQAQKLANSGYIVVSYNVRGFWQSGGEIEVAGPPDTADASKVIDWALDHTPADARHIGMAGVSYGAGISLIAAAHDKRIKAVASLSGWADLIGSIYSGRTQHVQAAALLDGVSLVTGRQSPEARQVFNDFYASNLAKEQDLINWGKKRSAATYVDQLNKNGAAVMMANAWGDTVFPPNQYADFYEKLTGPKRLEFRPGDHATAELTGLFGLPNDVWTDTERWFDHYLKGEDNGIDREEPVRLKSRSTGGYEGYPDWKSVAATERKIALAGTTTIHTNVDSGADGGIVFLSSILDQVAQVPPVASIPLLPRRWAAVWQSEKYPTAQQIRGTAELHTTVTPTKESGTLVAYLYDVGPLGLGKLVSNAPYTFHGLTPGKPFSLGLELFSTAYDVPAGHRLALVVDTVDPLYIEHNPSGAQLTFSSPANDPSYVSIPLREQ, via the coding sequence GTGGGACACCATCGCAAGGCCCTGCGTACGACCGCCGTGGGCGCCGTCTCCGCGACCCTGGTCGCCGGAGGCATCCTCGGGCTCACGCCCACGGCGCAGGCGGCGAGCGCCGTCCGCTTCGTCGACATCACCGGCGACGGCGGCATCACCCTCAAGGCGAACGTCATCACGCCCGAGGGCGCCGACGGCACGCGCCGCTACCCGCTGCTCGTGCTCCCCACGAGCTGGGGCTTTCCCCAGGTCGAGTATCTGGCCCAGGCCCAGAAACTCGCGAACTCCGGTTACATCGTGGTCAGTTACAACGTCCGCGGATTCTGGCAGTCCGGCGGCGAGATAGAAGTGGCGGGACCGCCCGACACAGCCGACGCCTCCAAGGTCATCGACTGGGCGCTGGACCACACCCCGGCGGACGCGCGGCACATCGGCATGGCGGGTGTCTCGTACGGCGCCGGCATCAGCCTGATCGCCGCCGCACACGACAAGCGCATCAAGGCGGTCGCGTCCCTCAGCGGCTGGGCCGACCTGATCGGCTCGATCTACTCCGGCCGCACCCAGCACGTCCAGGCGGCCGCACTGCTGGACGGCGTGAGCCTGGTCACCGGCCGCCAGAGCCCCGAGGCCCGCCAGGTCTTCAACGACTTCTACGCCTCCAACCTGGCCAAGGAGCAGGACCTCATCAACTGGGGGAAGAAACGTTCGGCCGCTACATACGTGGACCAACTCAACAAGAACGGCGCCGCGGTCATGATGGCCAACGCCTGGGGCGACACGGTCTTCCCGCCCAACCAGTACGCGGACTTCTACGAGAAGCTGACCGGGCCCAAGCGGCTGGAGTTCCGTCCCGGCGATCACGCGACCGCCGAGCTGACCGGGCTGTTCGGTCTGCCCAACGACGTCTGGACGGACACCGAGCGCTGGTTCGACCACTACCTCAAGGGCGAGGACAACGGCATCGACCGTGAGGAGCCGGTCCGGCTCAAGTCCCGTTCCACGGGCGGCTACGAGGGCTACCCGGACTGGAAGTCGGTCGCCGCGACCGAGCGGAAGATCGCCCTCGCCGGCACGACCACGATCCACACGAACGTCGACTCGGGGGCGGACGGCGGCATCGTCTTCCTGTCCAGCATCCTCGACCAGGTGGCCCAAGTGCCCCCGGTCGCCTCGATCCCCCTGCTGCCCCGCCGCTGGGCCGCCGTATGGCAGTCGGAGAAGTACCCCACGGCCCAACAGATCCGCGGTACGGCCGAGTTGCACACCACGGTCACGCCGACCAAGGAGAGCGGCACCCTCGTCGCCTACCTCTACGACGTGGGGCCGCTCGGCCTCGGCAAGCTGGTCAGCAACGCGCCGTACACCTTCCACGGGCTCACGCCCGGAAAGCCGTTCAGTCTCGGCCTGGAGCTGTTCTCCACCGCCTACGACGTCCCGGCAGGGCATCGGCTCGCCCTGGTGGTCGACACGGTCGACCCGCTCTACATCGAGCACAACCCGTCCGGCGCTCAGCTGACCTTCTCCTCGCCGGCGAACGACCCGTCGTACGTGTCGATTCCGCTGCGCGAGCAGTGA
- the ggt gene encoding gamma-glutamyltransferase, with amino-acid sequence MRRSVARKLSVLAVSVAVVSVGAAAPPGAAVRPVEKTPVAVGYGGAVSSVDADASAAGIEVLKKGGNAVDAAVATAAALGVTEPYSSGVGGGGYFVYYDAKSRTVHTIDGRETAPLSADSRLFVEDGKPLAFADAVTSGLSVGAPGTPATWQTALDTWGSRRLGTVLKPAERIARDGFTVDDTFRSQTASNETRFRYFPDTARLFLPGGQLPAVGSTFKNPDLARTYEELAKNGVGAIYHGDLGKDIVRTVNKPPVDASSGWNARPGKLSDKDLAVYRARLQAPTRTSYRGLGVYSIAPSSSGGTTVGEALNILERTDLSKASEVQYLHHYLEASRIAFADRGRWVGDPAFEDVPTKELLSQKYADARACLIKDDAVLTSPVAPGDPRHPAACNSGGTAAPTTYEGENTTHLTVADRWGNVVSYTLTIEQTGGSAITVPGRGFLLNNELTDFSFTPANPAVHDPNLPGPGKRPRSSISPTIVLDQHNKPVVALGSPGGATIITTVLQTLTEFLDRHLPLVDAIAAPRASQRNAARTELEPALYNDTGASGLRARLEAIGHSFSLNPEIGAATGVQRLPNGKWLAAAERVRRGGGSAMVVDPAP; translated from the coding sequence ATGCGTCGTTCCGTCGCACGGAAACTGTCGGTTCTGGCCGTCTCCGTCGCCGTCGTCTCAGTGGGCGCCGCAGCGCCGCCCGGCGCCGCGGTCAGACCCGTCGAAAAGACTCCCGTCGCCGTCGGCTACGGCGGTGCGGTCTCGAGCGTCGACGCGGACGCCTCCGCGGCCGGCATCGAGGTACTGAAGAAGGGCGGCAACGCGGTCGACGCGGCCGTCGCCACCGCCGCGGCTCTCGGAGTCACCGAGCCCTACTCGTCCGGCGTCGGCGGAGGCGGCTACTTCGTCTACTACGACGCCAAGTCCCGTACGGTGCACACCATCGACGGCCGGGAGACCGCGCCCCTGAGCGCGGATTCCCGCCTCTTCGTCGAGGACGGCAAACCGCTCGCCTTCGCCGACGCCGTCACCAGCGGTCTGAGCGTCGGCGCGCCGGGCACGCCCGCCACCTGGCAGACCGCGCTCGACACATGGGGGAGCAGAAGACTCGGTACGGTCCTCAAGCCCGCCGAGCGAATCGCCCGCGACGGCTTCACCGTCGACGACACCTTCCGCTCGCAGACGGCCTCGAACGAGACCCGGTTCCGCTACTTCCCCGACACGGCCAGGCTGTTCCTGCCCGGCGGGCAGCTGCCGGCGGTCGGCTCCACCTTCAAGAACCCCGATCTCGCCCGCACCTACGAGGAGTTGGCCAAGAACGGCGTCGGCGCGATCTACCACGGGGATCTGGGCAAGGACATCGTCCGCACCGTGAACAAGCCGCCCGTGGACGCGAGTTCGGGCTGGAACGCCCGCCCGGGAAAGCTGTCCGACAAGGATCTCGCGGTCTACCGCGCGCGGCTCCAGGCGCCCACCAGGACCTCGTACCGCGGTCTCGGCGTCTACTCCATCGCGCCCTCCTCCTCCGGCGGCACGACCGTCGGCGAGGCGCTCAACATCCTGGAGAGGACGGACCTTTCGAAGGCGAGTGAGGTCCAGTACCTGCACCATTACCTGGAGGCCAGCCGCATCGCGTTCGCGGACCGCGGGCGCTGGGTCGGCGACCCGGCCTTCGAGGACGTACCGACGAAGGAACTGCTGTCGCAGAAGTACGCCGACGCGCGGGCGTGCCTCATCAAGGACGACGCGGTTCTCACCAGCCCGGTCGCGCCCGGTGACCCCCGGCATCCCGCGGCCTGCAACTCGGGCGGCACGGCGGCCCCGACGACCTATGAGGGCGAGAACACGACGCATCTCACGGTCGCCGACAGGTGGGGCAACGTCGTCTCCTACACGCTCACCATCGAGCAGACCGGCGGCAGCGCGATCACCGTGCCCGGCCGGGGATTCCTCCTCAACAACGAGCTGACCGACTTCTCCTTCACCCCGGCGAACCCGGCCGTCCACGACCCGAACCTGCCCGGACCGGGCAAGCGGCCGCGGTCCTCGATCTCACCGACGATCGTGCTCGACCAGCACAACAAGCCTGTGGTGGCGCTCGGTTCGCCCGGTGGCGCGACCATCATCACCACCGTGCTGCAGACGCTCACCGAGTTCCTCGACCGTCACCTGCCGCTCGTCGACGCGATCGCCGCGCCGCGCGCCAGCCAGCGCAACGCGGCCAGGACGGAACTCGAACCCGCGCTCTACAACGACACCGGCGCGAGCGGCCTGAGGGCCCGGCTGGAGGCCATCGGGCACTCCTTCAGCCTCAACCCCGAGATCGGCGCGGCCACGGGCGTCCAGCGGCTGCCCAACGGGAAGTGGCTGGCCGCCGCCGAGAGGGTACGACGGGGCGGCGGCTCGGCGATGGTGGTGGACCCGGCTCCGTGA
- a CDS encoding amino acid ABC transporter ATP-binding protein yields MAVDPLIELRDVNKYYGELHVLQDIDLAVGKGEVVVVIGPSGSGKSTLCRTINRLETIRSGTILLDGQPLPEEGKALARLRADVGMVFQSFNLFAHKTVLQNVSLGQIKVRGRKKEDADRRSRRLLDRVGLADQAPKFPAQLSGGQQQRVAIARALAMEPKALLFDEPTSALDPEMINEVLEVMRQLARDGMTMVVVTHEMGFARSAANRVVFMSDGRIVEDRAPDEFFTDPRSERAKDFLSKILKH; encoded by the coding sequence ATGGCCGTCGATCCGTTGATCGAACTGCGTGACGTCAACAAGTACTACGGGGAGTTGCATGTCCTGCAGGACATCGACCTCGCCGTCGGCAAGGGGGAGGTGGTCGTGGTCATCGGCCCCTCCGGGTCGGGAAAGTCGACGCTGTGCAGGACGATCAACCGGCTGGAGACCATCCGTTCCGGCACGATCCTGCTCGACGGACAGCCGCTGCCTGAGGAGGGCAAGGCACTCGCACGACTCCGCGCCGACGTCGGCATGGTCTTCCAGTCGTTCAACCTGTTCGCCCACAAGACCGTCCTGCAGAACGTCTCGCTGGGGCAGATCAAGGTCCGTGGACGCAAGAAGGAGGACGCCGACAGGCGCTCGCGCCGGCTTCTCGACCGCGTCGGACTCGCCGACCAGGCGCCCAAGTTCCCGGCGCAGCTCTCCGGTGGCCAGCAGCAGCGCGTGGCCATCGCCCGCGCACTCGCCATGGAGCCCAAGGCTCTCCTGTTCGACGAGCCCACCTCCGCCCTCGACCCAGAGATGATCAACGAGGTTCTCGAGGTGATGCGGCAACTGGCCCGCGACGGCATGACGATGGTCGTCGTCACCCACGAGATGGGTTTCGCGCGCTCCGCCGCGAACCGCGTCGTCTTCATGTCCGACGGCCGGATCGTCGAGGACCGTGCCCCCGACGAGTTCTTCACCGACCCGCGCAGCGAGCGCGCCAAGGACTTCCTGTCCAAGATCCTCAAGCACTGA
- a CDS encoding ATP-dependent Clp protease ATP-binding subunit, producing the protein MTSGFSGPEGYDPFGEFLARFFGGPRQGPRQIDIGRLLSQPARELVRGAAQYAAEHGSRDLDTQHLLRAALASEPTRSLLSRAGADPDSLASEIDERSGPVQHTPEEAPAPTSLSLTPAVKRALLDAHDLARASGAGYIGPEHVLSALAANPDSAAGHILNSARFAPTGPPEAADTAQSRAEHSRPTGTPTLDKYGRDLTELARQGRIDPVIGRDEEIEQTIEVLSRRGKNNPVLIGDAGVGKTAIVEGLAQRIADGDVPDVLTGRRVVALDLTGVVAGTRYRGDFEERLNNIVGEIRAHSDQLIVFIDEVHTVVGAGGGGEGGAMDAGNILKPALARGELHIVGATTLEEFRRIEKDAALARRFQPILVPEPSVPDTIEILRGLRDRYEAHHQVRYADEALVAAVELSDRYLSDRRLPDKAIDLIDQAGARVRLRARTKGTDVRALEREIEQLTCDKDQAVADEKYETATQLRDRIAELKVRIADTSGGDEADEGQLEVTAEAIAEVVSRQTGIPVSSLTQEEKEKLLGLAEHLHERVVGQEEAVAVVAEAVMRSRAGLASPDRPIGSFLFLGPTGVGKTELARALAEALFGSEERMVRLDMSEYQERHTVSRLVGAPPGYVGHEEAGQLTEVVRRHPYSLLLLDEVEKAHPDVFNILLQVLDDGRLTDSQGRTVDFTNTVIVMTSNLGSEAITRRGAGIGFGAGGAEADEEARREQILRPLREHFRPEFLNRIDEIVVFRQLTGDQLRRITSLLLDRTRRLLHAQGITVEFTDPAVDWLAQRGYQPEYGARPLRRTIQREVDNRLSRLLLDGRVGEGGRVTVDVEDGRLALRTEDLPTAPEL; encoded by the coding sequence ATGACCAGCGGCTTCAGCGGACCAGAAGGCTACGACCCCTTCGGAGAATTCCTCGCCCGCTTCTTCGGCGGCCCGCGTCAGGGCCCCCGGCAGATCGACATAGGGAGGCTGCTGAGCCAGCCCGCCCGGGAACTCGTCCGCGGCGCCGCCCAGTACGCGGCCGAGCACGGCAGCCGGGACCTCGACACCCAGCATCTGCTGCGTGCCGCGCTGGCCAGCGAGCCGACCCGGAGTCTGCTCAGCCGGGCCGGCGCGGACCCCGACTCGCTGGCGTCGGAGATCGACGAGCGTTCCGGCCCGGTCCAGCACACGCCGGAGGAGGCGCCTGCGCCCACCTCGCTCTCCCTCACCCCCGCCGTCAAGCGTGCCCTGCTCGACGCCCACGACCTGGCGCGGGCGAGCGGGGCCGGCTACATCGGTCCCGAGCACGTCCTCAGCGCCCTGGCCGCGAACCCCGACTCGGCCGCCGGGCACATCCTCAACTCGGCCCGTTTCGCGCCCACCGGGCCACCCGAGGCGGCGGACACCGCCCAGAGCCGTGCCGAGCACTCCCGCCCCACGGGCACGCCCACCCTGGACAAGTACGGCCGCGACCTCACCGAGCTGGCCCGGCAGGGGCGTATCGACCCGGTGATCGGGCGGGACGAGGAGATCGAGCAGACCATCGAGGTGCTGTCGCGACGCGGCAAGAACAACCCGGTGCTCATCGGTGACGCGGGCGTCGGCAAGACCGCGATCGTGGAGGGGCTCGCGCAGCGCATCGCCGACGGGGACGTGCCCGACGTGCTGACCGGGCGGCGGGTCGTCGCCCTCGACCTGACGGGGGTCGTCGCCGGCACCCGCTACCGGGGTGACTTCGAGGAACGCCTGAACAACATCGTCGGCGAAATCCGGGCCCACTCCGACCAGTTGATCGTCTTCATCGACGAGGTGCACACCGTCGTCGGCGCCGGAGGCGGCGGCGAGGGCGGGGCGATGGACGCCGGGAACATCCTGAAGCCGGCCCTCGCCCGCGGCGAGCTGCACATCGTCGGCGCCACCACGCTGGAGGAGTTCCGCCGGATCGAGAAGGACGCGGCGCTGGCCCGCCGCTTCCAGCCGATCCTGGTGCCCGAACCGTCCGTGCCGGACACCATCGAGATCCTGCGCGGGCTGCGCGACCGCTACGAGGCCCACCACCAGGTCCGCTACGCCGACGAGGCCCTGGTGGCGGCGGTCGAGCTGTCCGACCGCTACCTCAGCGACCGCCGGCTGCCCGACAAGGCCATCGACCTGATCGACCAGGCCGGCGCCCGGGTACGGCTGCGGGCACGCACGAAGGGCACGGACGTACGGGCCCTGGAGCGCGAGATCGAGCAGCTGACCTGCGACAAGGACCAGGCGGTCGCCGACGAGAAGTATGAGACGGCGACCCAACTGCGCGACCGCATCGCCGAGTTGAAAGTACGGATCGCGGACACCTCGGGTGGTGACGAGGCCGACGAGGGGCAGTTGGAGGTGACCGCCGAGGCGATCGCCGAGGTGGTGTCCCGGCAGACGGGCATCCCGGTCAGCAGCCTCACCCAGGAGGAGAAGGAGAAGCTGCTCGGCCTGGCGGAGCACCTGCACGAGCGGGTGGTGGGACAGGAGGAGGCCGTCGCAGTGGTCGCCGAGGCGGTCATGCGCTCCCGCGCCGGACTCGCGAGCCCCGACCGGCCGATCGGCAGCTTCCTCTTCCTCGGTCCGACCGGCGTCGGCAAGACCGAGCTGGCCCGCGCACTCGCCGAGGCCCTGTTCGGCAGCGAGGAGCGCATGGTCCGCCTGGACATGAGCGAGTACCAGGAACGGCACACCGTCAGCCGCCTGGTCGGCGCCCCGCCCGGCTACGTCGGCCACGAGGAGGCCGGCCAGCTCACCGAGGTCGTACGCCGCCACCCGTACTCACTCCTCCTGCTCGACGAGGTCGAGAAGGCGCACCCGGACGTCTTCAACATCCTCCTCCAGGTGCTCGACGACGGGCGGCTCACCGACTCCCAGGGCCGCACGGTCGACTTCACCAACACGGTCATCGTGATGACCAGCAACCTCGGCTCCGAGGCGATCACCCGGCGCGGCGCCGGCATCGGCTTCGGAGCGGGCGGCGCCGAGGCCGACGAGGAGGCACGGCGCGAACAGATCCTCCGCCCCCTGCGCGAACACTTCCGCCCCGAGTTCCTCAACCGCATCGACGAGATCGTCGTCTTCCGTCAACTCACCGGCGACCAACTGCGCCGGATCACCAGCCTGTTGCTGGACCGGACCCGCCGTCTGCTGCATGCGCAGGGCATCACGGTGGAGTTCACCGACCCGGCTGTCGACTGGCTCGCCCAGCGCGGCTACCAGCCCGAGTACGGTGCCCGTCCGCTGCGCCGCACCATCCAGCGCGAGGTCGACAACCGGCTGTCGCGGCTGCTGCTCGACGGCCGGGTCGGCGAGGGCGGCCGGGTGACGGTGGACGTCGAGGACGGCCGGCTGGCCCTCCGCACGGAGGACCTGCCGACCGCCCCCGAACTCTGA
- a CDS encoding nitrilase-related carbon-nitrogen hydrolase — MANVVRAALVQATWTGDTESMVAKHEEHAREAARQGAKVIGFQEVFNAPYFCQVQEPEHYRWAEPVPEGPTVSRMQELARETGMVIVVPVFEVEQSGFYYNTAAVIDADGTFLGKYRKHHIPQVKGFWEKYYFKPGNVGWPVFDTAVGKVGVYICYDRHFPEGWRQLGLNGAQLVYNPSATHRGLSSYLWRLEQPAAAVANEYFIAAINRVGQEEYGDNDFYGTSYFVDPRGQFVGETASDSKEELVVRDLDFDVIEEVRQQWAFYRDRRPDAYEGLVQP; from the coding sequence ATGGCCAACGTCGTACGCGCCGCTCTGGTCCAGGCCACCTGGACCGGCGACACCGAGTCAATGGTGGCGAAACACGAGGAGCACGCCCGCGAGGCGGCCCGCCAGGGTGCGAAGGTCATCGGATTCCAGGAAGTCTTCAACGCGCCCTACTTCTGTCAGGTCCAGGAACCGGAGCACTACCGCTGGGCCGAGCCGGTGCCCGAGGGCCCGACCGTGAGTCGTATGCAGGAGCTCGCGCGGGAAACCGGCATGGTGATCGTCGTGCCGGTCTTCGAGGTCGAGCAGTCCGGCTTCTACTACAACACCGCGGCCGTGATCGACGCCGACGGCACCTTCCTCGGCAAGTACCGCAAACACCACATCCCGCAGGTCAAGGGCTTCTGGGAGAAGTACTACTTCAAGCCCGGCAACGTCGGCTGGCCCGTCTTCGACACGGCGGTCGGCAAGGTCGGCGTCTACATCTGCTACGACCGCCACTTCCCCGAGGGCTGGCGGCAACTCGGCCTCAACGGCGCCCAGTTGGTGTACAACCCGTCGGCAACGCACCGCGGACTCTCCTCCTACCTCTGGCGGCTGGAGCAGCCCGCCGCGGCCGTCGCCAACGAGTACTTCATCGCCGCGATCAACCGCGTCGGCCAGGAGGAGTACGGCGACAACGACTTCTACGGGACGTCGTACTTCGTCGACCCGCGCGGCCAGTTCGTAGGCGAGACCGCCAGCGACAGCAAAGAGGAACTCGTCGTCCGCGACCTCGACTTCGACGTGATCGAGGAAGTGCGCCAGCAGTGGGCGTTCTACCGGGACCGACGACCCGACGCCTACGAGGGGCTGGTGCAGCCGTGA